TCATGGACTCGCCGGGGCGATTGCCGATCCGGGTCGGGGTGAATCGCGGCCCGGTCTTCACCGGCGAGATCGGGCCCAGCTATCGCCGGTCCTACGTGGTCATGGGCGACACGACCAACCTCGCCGCCCGGCTGATGGGCAAGGCCCAGGTCGGCCAGGTGCTGGCCAGTCGTTCCGTGCTCGACCGATGTGCGGCGCGCTTCGCGGTCGAACCGCTGGAACCGTTCCTGGTCAAGGGAAAGATCCGGCCGGTCGAGGCGTTCGCGGTCGGCGCGCCGATCCGTTCGGCCACCCCGGCCCCAGCGGCGGCGGGCCCGGCCCTGGTCGGGCGGGTCGCGGAGTCGGCGACGTTGCGATCCGCGTTGGCCGACGCGGTCGCCGGTCGCGGTGGCTTGGTCGAGGTCGTCGGCGACGCGGGCGTCGGTAAGACCCGCCTGCTCGAGGAGGTGTCCGGCGGCGCGGGCGCCCGCCGGTACTGGGTCGCTTGCGAGGCCGCCGCCTCGGTCGTCCCGTACGGGATGTGGCACAGGCTGTTGCGCGGCCTGCTCGGCTGCACCGCAACCGACTCGGCCGAGGTCGTACTGGATCGGCTGAGTGAACGCTGCGCGCAGGTGGGAGTCACCGATCTGCTGCCGCTGCTCGCGGACGTGGCCGGCCTGGAGGTCGCACCGAACCCGGTGACCACCGCCCTGCTCCCGCAGTTCCGCGCCCTGCGCACCCACGCCGCGGTGCTCCGACTGCTGGAACCCGACCTGCCCCTGCCCAGCCTGCTGCTGATCGACTCGGCCCACTTGATGGACGAGGCATCGGCAGGGCTGCTCGCGGCGCTGCGGGATGCCCTCGGCGCCTCGTGCTGGCTGCTGGTGGTTGCCTCCCGCACGGCCACCGGCCCGGTGGGCGAGCGTCTTATCGAACTTGCGCCGCTGTCCGCCGAGGAGTCCTTGGCCCTGGTCCACGCCCGCACCGCGGAGGCACCGATCCCGGGCCACCTCGTCGCCGAGATGGTGGCCCGCTCCGGCGGTAATCCGCAGTTCCTGCTCGACCTGTCGGCCGCGGCGGGGACCGACCTGCCCGACTCGGTGCAGGCCGCGGTCGTGGCGCAGATCGACGCGCTGCCGCCCGGCGACCGGGCGTTGCTGCGGCGCGCCGCCGTGCTCGGCGCGGCATTCGGCGCCGGCCTGGCCGACGTCGTGCTGGCCGTGCCGGCCGCCGACGAGCGGTGGAGCAGGCTCGCCGGGTTCGTCGCGCCCGGCGGTGACGGTCGGTTCCGGTTCGGCCGGCCCCTGGTCCACGAGGTCGCCTACGCCGGACTGCCGTACGCCGAACGACGCCTGCTGCACGCCGCGGTGGCCCAGGCGCTGGCCGCCGTCCCCGCCGGGTCGACCGACCCGGGTGTGCTGGCCGCCCATCACCGGGCTGCCGGGAACGACGCCGAGGCATTCGGGTTGGCCCTGCAGGCGGCGCGGCGCGCCTTGGCGCGGGCCGCGCCGGGCGACGCGGCGCGACTGTTCCGGGCCACGCTGGACTCCGCCCGGGTGATCCGGCTGCCCCAGCCGGAGCTCGCCGCTGTCTGGGAGGGCCTCGGTGAGGCGCTGCGACTGGCCGGGGAGAGCGGCCCGGCCGACCGGGCCTACCGCGAGGCCCGGCGGGCCGTCGGCGACGACCCGATGCACAGCGCCCGCCTGCTGCACCGGCAGGCCCGGTTGGCGCACCGCTCCGGGCACCCGGCCGCCGGCGTCCGGTGGGCCCGGCGGGGGTTGCGCCTGTTGGCCGAGCACAGCGGGCCGACGGCGGACGCCTGGCGGGCCCGACTGCTGGCCACCGAGGCCGCCGACCGGATGGACCAAGGCCGGCCGGTGGACGCGGTCCGGCTGTGCCGCAAGGCCCTGGCGCTGGCCTGGGACGACGTCGACGAGACCGCGGCCCGGGCCCGGGCGCACGCCGGGTATCTGCTCGACTGGGCGCTGGTGGTGCTCGGCCGCGGCGCGGAGGCTGTGCACTCGCGGGAAGCCTTGGCCATCTACGACCGGCTCGGCGACCTGGAGGAGAAGTCGCGGGTGCTGAACAACCTGGGCATGTTCGCCTACTGGGGCGGCCGGTGGGACGAGGCCGTCGAGCTGTACCGGGAGTGCGGTGCGCTCGGCACCCGGACCGGCGACGCGGAGACCGTGGCCTGCTCCCGCTGCAACGTCGGCGAGGTGCTGTCCGACCAGGGGGAATGGGACGCGGCCGAGGTCGAGTTGGCGGAGGCCTACCGGGTCTGGCGGGCCTCGGGCAACGACGGCGGCGCGGGTTTCGCCCGGATGCTGCTCGGCCGCACCGCGGCGCGGGCCGGCCGGCTGCCCGCCGGGGTTGCGTTGCTGGAGTCCGCTGTCGCCGAACTGGCCGCCCACGGGATGGAGGACGCCAACCTGGCCCGGGGCTACCTGGCAGAGGCGCTGGCCCAGGCCGGTCGCGGCGCCGAGGCCGAGGTGGTCCTCAAGGCCGTCTGGCCCGGGACCGATGTGCCGCCGGGGCCGCTGCTGCTGCGCGCGCGGGCACTGGCCCGGGAGCCCGAGGGCGACGAGGGGGTCCGGATCGGGCTGCTGGCCGCCTTGGAGGCCGCGCGGGCGGCTGGGAACGCCTACGAGGTCGGCGTCTGCCTGGACCTGTTGTGCGCGCTGCCGGTCACGGCCCACACCCGAGGCTGGACGGCCGAGCGGGACGACGTCCTGGCCCGCTTCGGCGTCCGGCGCCTGGCCCCGCCGCCCTGGGCCGCGCACCTCGATCATCGATGATCGCAGCGTTGTTCTCTCATACGCGGGGCGTCGTTCTGCGGGCCTGTCAGAGCCCGATCGGGGCCCCGGGGTCGTCGTCGTGGCCGCCGCGACCCAGCCGATGCATCGAATCGTCCAGGTCGTCGACCGAGACCGCCGGAACGCCCATCCGCAGCAGGGAATCCATCGACTGCGGGTGGCCCGCCGAGGCGATCAGCAGTTGGTCGTGCTGCTCGGCGAGCTCGACGTCCTGCCGGGTGACCGAGACGTCCCAGGCCAGCAGCACCGGGTAGTGGCTGTTCAGCGCGAAATCCTTGTTCCACGAGTGGAACACCAGCCCGAGCCGGTCGGCTCCGGCGTCGGAGAGCCGGCCCAGGTAGTCGGTGCTGTCGGCCAGGTAGGTCATCCGGGGCGAGACGTTCAGCCCGTGGTCGCGGACCATGTCGACGAGGGCCTTGGCCTGCCCGCCGTCGCGCACGACCTTGCAGTGGATGAACACCCGCGCGGTCGCCGAGTGTGCGGCGATGAAGTCCAGTGCCTGGTCGAGGGTGGGCACGTGCTGGAAGCCGTACGCATCGTCGTCGACTGCTCCCGCGTCGCAGCGCCGCAGTTCCTCCGCGCTGGTCCGCTCGATCGCTCCGCTGCAGTCGGTTGTGCGGTTCAGGGTCTCGTCGTGCAGCACGACCGGGACGCCGTCGCTGGTGAAGCGGACGTCGAAAATGATGCCGTCGACGCCGACCGCGATCGAGTGGCGGAATGCCGCGATCGTCGACTCCGGGGTGTCGACCATGCCGCCGCGGTGGGCGATGACCATCGGCCCGCGGTCCGCGGCGCCCGCGCGCGCCGTCGGGCTCAGCAGCAGACCGGCGACGGCGACGATGGCCAGGCCCGCCCGGGACCGACCATGTGAGGAATTCACAAATCGGACCATAACTCTGCGTCGACCAAGGCTGTGTCGACAAGAAGTTACGATTGTCCGGTGAGCGGCGAAACGGCCGAATCGCCTGAGGCCGGGCGTCGACACCGGCCGCGGCGCCGATCGGGGCGGGCCCGGCGGCCCGTCCGGCGCGGTCTTGCGCTGTGGTCGGTCTTGGCGACGCTCGCCGCGGCACTCTCCGCCCTGACCCTGCCGCCCGATGTCCGCGCCGGGGTCCGTCCCGCGAACTCGGCCGAGCATTCCGGCTCCACCGTGGTGGTCAGCGGTGATCGCCGGGGCACGGTGCTCCCGGGCCGCAGCTACGGCCCCGCGATGAGCTCCGACGGCCGCTGGATCGCGTTCGACTCCGACTCCTCGAACCTGGTCTCCGGCGGGCACGGCCAGGTCTACCTGCGCGACATGCGGACCGGGCAGATCGACCTGGTCAGCGCCACCCCGAAGGGCACCGGCGCCGACGGCGAGTCCTACGCGCCGTCGGTCTCCGCCGACGGCCGCTGGGTGGCGTTCGTGTCCGAGGCCGACGACGTCCTGTCCGGCGTCGGTAGCGACAAGGCCCGCCACGTCTACCTGCGGGACCGGGTCGCGCGCAGCACCCGACGCCTGGATCTGGCACCGGACGGCCGGTCGCTGGTCGAGGGCAACAGCCCCGCGATCAGCGCCGACGGCCGGTCGGTGGTCTACACGGCCGGCGTGCCCGAGGTGTCCGACGGCACTGCCGACGACCAGGGCGGGATGTTCGTCTACGACACCCGGACCGGCGGCCGGGAGCGACTCGGGCACGTCGACGGCATGGACCCCGCGATTTCCGGCGACGGCCGCTGGGTGGTGTTCTCCTCCGAGGACCGCGATCTGGTGCCGGGCGACACCAACCGCAAGGCCGACTGCTTCCGCTACGACCGCAAGACCCACCGGGTAGACCTGATCAGCACCGATTCCGCCGGCCACGAGGGCAACGAGGAGAGCACCGGCGCGGCGATCAGCCCGGACGGCAACTCGGTGGTCTTCGTGTCCTCCGCAACGAATCTGACGACCGATCAGATCGCCGCGCGGCAGGCCAAGGCCGGGCAGACCCAGGTCTACCGGCGCGACCTGCGCACCGGACGCGTCCGCCTGGTCAGTACCGACGGTCACGGCCACGGCGGCAACGGCGCCTCCGGCGGGGCCGTGCTCAGCTCCGACGGCCGTTGGGTGATCTACCTGTCGCAGGCCGGCGACCTGCCGGGCTCGGTCGGCGTCAGCTCGGCCGGCGGTTCGGAGCACGTGTTCCGGTGGGACTCGCTGACCGGAGCGACCAGCCTGGTCGACGTCACCCCGAGGGGCCGGGCCGGCAACGGGGTGGCGACCTCGTTCCCTGCGGTCAACGCCGACGGCTCCCTGGTCGCGTTCGGCTCGCGCGCCGCCGACCTGGTGCCCGGTGCCGGGGGCGGCAACGACGCGATCTACGAACGGCGCTGGCCCGGCGGCGGGGCGACCCATCCGGCCGGGACCCCGGGCCGGCCCGCGCCGCTCTACCTGCCCGGCCACGAACCGGCCGTACCGGCCGGCTCGGCCCCGGTCGGCGACGACGTGAGCGCGACCCCGGCCGTCAGCTCCGACGGCCGCTGGGTCGCGTTCGCCTCCCGCGCCACCAACCTCGTCGCGGGGATCGGCAACCACGTCCAGAACGTGTTCGTCACCGATACCAGAACCCACCGCGTCCGGCTGGTCAGCGCGTCCTCGGCCGGGCAGCCGGCCAACGCCGACAGCGCCGACCCGTCGATCAGCGCCGACGGCCGCTGGGTGGTGTTCGACTCGTTCGCCAACAACCTCGTCCCCGGCTCGCGCGGCCGGTCCGGCGAGGTCTACCTGCACGACATGTCCGACGGGACCACCGTGCGGGTCTCGGTGAACCTGAGCGGCGCGGAGCCGGACGGCCAGAGCGGCCTGGCCCGCATCAGCAGCGACGGCCGGTACGTGGCCTTCGAGTCGGTGGCCGGCGACCTGGTACCCGGCCGTCCACCGCGATCGCAGGTCTACGTCTGGGACCGGACGACCAAGCTCACCACGCTGATCAGCTCCGGCTGGTTGGGCGGCCCGGGCGACGCGGGTAGCGGCGACGCCGCGATCTCCACCGACGGCCGCTACGTCGCGTTCGAGTCCGCGGCGGACAACCTCGTGCCGGGCACGACCCCGGGCATCACCGAGGTATACGTCCGCGACCGCGCGCTCAACACCACCACGCTCGTCTCGCGGCACAGCTCGCCGATCGGCGACGACACCAGTTCGCACCCGTCGATCAGCGCGGACGGCCGGTTCGTGGCCTTCGAGTCGATGGCCACGAACCTGCTGGCGCCGGACCTCACCGGGGCCCCGGCCAGCCCGTCCGACCAACCACCGATCGACGGCGACCCGCACGTGCTCTCGCACGTCTACGTCCGCGACCTGACCGCGATGACCACTGTCCAGGTGGACCTGACCGACGCCGGTGCCCCGGCTCGCGGCGACAGCTACCACGCCGCGATCACCGCCGACGGTCGCACGGTGGTCTTCGCCTCCACCGACCCGACGCTGGCGCCGGGAGGCAGGCGGGTGCAGATCGACGTCTACCTGCGGGACCTGGCCGCGCGGACCACCTCGCGCGTCTCCACGGCCGCCGACACCAACCAGGCCGTCGGGGCCAGCCGGACCCCCGAGGTCGACGCCGACGGCGGGCTGGTGGTGTTCGCCTCCGAGGCGTCGGTGGCCGGCCCGGCCGACCCGGACGGCGACATCTACGCCCGGGAGGTCAAAGCCGGCCGGACCAGCCGAGTTACCTGAGCTGTACGGCGGAGCGTAAAAGCTCGACCACGGCGGGCTTATTGAGCTTATTTGCTCATTCGCGCAATCGGTACAATAACGTCCGGTTGTGGGCCGCCCCTTCAGCGAGCCGCATCGGATGCTGACGGAGGGCAGGTGAGCCGCGGGTGAGTTCCGACGAGTCGGAGTCGAATCTGCTGCCGTCCGTTGGGCGCTGGGGTGCGGTGGCCCGTCGGGTGCGGACCCGCCGAGCGGTGATGCTGGTGGTCGCCAGCGTGGTCCTGCCGGGCAGCGCGCAGTTGCTGGCCGGCAACAAGACCGTGGGCCGCGCGGCGCTGCGCGTCTGGGCGCTGCTGCTGGTCGGGCTGCCGTTCGGGATCTGGTGGTCTGGGCGGTCTGGGCTGGTCTCGTTGGCGCTGCACCCGCAGGCCCTGGCCACGATCCAGGTGAGCCTGGTCGTGCTGGGGCTGGGCTGGGCCGCGTTGTTGGTCGACGCCTGGCGGCTGGGGCGGCCGGACCGGCAGAGCGTCGGGACCCGCGTGCTGTCGACCGGGATGGTGCTTTGTCTGTTGGCCGGGGTGGGTACCCCGGTCGCGTACGGCGTCACGCTGGCCGGGGCGCAGCGCGACCTGGTCACCTCGATCTTCCAGCCCGGTGGCGTCGGGCAGCTCTACAAGGGCCGGTTGAACATCGCGATCCTGGGCGGCGAGCCGGTGCGCGAGGGCAGCCACAGCCCCAAGGACTCGGTGGTCAGCTACACCGACCAGAACGCGGTGGCCAGCGTCGACCTGAGCACCGGTCAGACCACGCTGATCTCGATCCCGCGCAACATGCAGTACGCGCAGTTCCCGCCGGAAACACCGATGGGCAAGCAGTTCCCGAACGGCTTCCCGGACTTCTTCTACGGCATCTACCCCTACGGCGCGCAGCACCCGGCGATGTTCCCCGGCTCGAGCAACCCCGGCGCGACCGCCGTCGAGCAGGCGATGGCCCAGTTGCTCGGGATCCCGATCCACTACTACGTGATCCTGAACATCGCGGGCTTCGAGTCGCTGGTCGACTCCGTGGGAGGGCTCACGATCCGGGTCACCGAGCGGTTGCCGATCGGCGGTGGACACCACGCCGGTGCCTGCGACATGCAGGGCGGCGGCTGCCAACAGTTGGCGCACAACAAGATCCTCGGCTGGATCAACCCGGGCCTGCAGCACATGGACGGCTACACCGCGCTCTGGTATGCCCGGTCCCGGGAGGGCACCAGCGACTACGACCGGATGCTGCGCGAGCGATGCGTGCTCAACGGGATGCTCAAGGAGATGGATCCGCTCACGGTGCTGACGCACTTCCGGTCGCTCGTGACGTCGGCGAAGTACGCGATCAAGACCGACCTGACCACCGGCGCGCTGTCGGCGTTGGTGAAGGTGGCACCGAAGACCAAGAAGTCCGACGTGACGAGCGTGCTGATGAATCCGCCGCTGATCGCCGCCGTGGCGCCGGACGTCGCGGTGGCCCGCGACAGCGTCCAGGGCGCGATCACGGCGTCGTCCGCCCCGCCGACCTTCGCCGCGGCCTCCACCAAGCCCGGTGCCAAGCCGAAGAAGAAGTCCACCGCGCGCGACGCGGCTCATCCGGCGGCCGCGGTCGGTGGATCGCCGGTGCCGCTGAGCCAGGTCTGTTCGTATTCCTGACGGCGCGTCGCCGCCGTCGCGGCAGCCCCGGGGGCAATGCTTGCGTGAGCGAGCAAACGTCGGGGGATGGTGGTCTTGGGTCGGTGGCAGGTCCTCGGGCTGTCGACGGCGTCGGTAGCGGCGGCCGTCGCCGTCGGTGTGGCCGCGCCCACCCCGGTGGCGCACCGGGCTTCCGTCAAGTTCCAGGCGACTGCGGTCGCCTACCCGACGACCACCCCACCCCCGCCGCCGGTGAACCAGGCGGGGATGCAGGTGGTGGCGCTCGGCGACTCCGTGTTGTCGGCCCGCCGGTGCGGCTGCTCGGGCGCGCTGACCGAGTACAGCCGCCTGCTCGATGCCCGCACGCACCACCCGGCACTGATGGTGAACGCCGCCGACGGACCGGCGACCAGTAGCAGCGTGCTCGACCAACTGACGAACTGGGCGACGCTGGGCGCCGACATCCGTACCGCCGACATGGTCGTGCTGATGGTCGGCGCCAACGACTTCGACGACGCGTTCGTCGCCGTCACCCGCGGGGCGGACCCGTCGAGCACCTACCGACCGGTCGCTGATCGGCTCCAGCGCAACGTGGTGGAGATCGTGCAACGGGTCCGGTCGTTGCGCGGCGCGCAGATCCCGGTTCAGGTGCTCGGATACTGGAACGACTTCCGGG
This sequence is a window from Sporichthyaceae bacterium. Protein-coding genes within it:
- a CDS encoding adenylate/guanylate cyclase domain-containing protein — translated: MSAAVPGEDRQFDPYVPRGVLMQLAAEPFSRVREVDGSMLFADLSGFTRLSERLQRRGAEGAELLVGTINRVFEQLLRVAYDNGGSLIKFGGDALLLFFEGDRHPERAGHAAFRMRQRLRALVPMDVAGVAVRLRMTVGVHSGAYQFFLVGESHLEPLVVGSGATGIVRTEALADNGQIVVSASTAARLPKRVLGPAVADCFLLRADPLTADLALAGPMVLPPTEAVRRALSTAVRAHIADGGSAPEHRRAAVAFLHFRGTDAILEQDGVEALADALHELVARAQRAVDSWGVCFLDSDVDADGGKLLFTAGAPRVVGDDEERLLLTLRQIMDSPGRLPIRVGVNRGPVFTGEIGPSYRRSYVVMGDTTNLAARLMGKAQVGQVLASRSVLDRCAARFAVEPLEPFLVKGKIRPVEAFAVGAPIRSATPAPAAAGPALVGRVAESATLRSALADAVAGRGGLVEVVGDAGVGKTRLLEEVSGGAGARRYWVACEAAASVVPYGMWHRLLRGLLGCTATDSAEVVLDRLSERCAQVGVTDLLPLLADVAGLEVAPNPVTTALLPQFRALRTHAAVLRLLEPDLPLPSLLLIDSAHLMDEASAGLLAALRDALGASCWLLVVASRTATGPVGERLIELAPLSAEESLALVHARTAEAPIPGHLVAEMVARSGGNPQFLLDLSAAAGTDLPDSVQAAVVAQIDALPPGDRALLRRAAVLGAAFGAGLADVVLAVPAADERWSRLAGFVAPGGDGRFRFGRPLVHEVAYAGLPYAERRLLHAAVAQALAAVPAGSTDPGVLAAHHRAAGNDAEAFGLALQAARRALARAAPGDAARLFRATLDSARVIRLPQPELAAVWEGLGEALRLAGESGPADRAYREARRAVGDDPMHSARLLHRQARLAHRSGHPAAGVRWARRGLRLLAEHSGPTADAWRARLLATEAADRMDQGRPVDAVRLCRKALALAWDDVDETAARARAHAGYLLDWALVVLGRGAEAVHSREALAIYDRLGDLEEKSRVLNNLGMFAYWGGRWDEAVELYRECGALGTRTGDAETVACSRCNVGEVLSDQGEWDAAEVELAEAYRVWRASGNDGGAGFARMLLGRTAARAGRLPAGVALLESAVAELAAHGMEDANLARGYLAEALAQAGRGAEAEVVLKAVWPGTDVPPGPLLLRARALAREPEGDEGVRIGLLAALEAARAAGNAYEVGVCLDLLCALPVTAHTRGWTAERDDVLARFGVRRLAPPPWAAHLDHR
- a CDS encoding glycerophosphodiester phosphodiesterase family protein; this encodes MNSSHGRSRAGLAIVAVAGLLLSPTARAGAADRGPMVIAHRGGMVDTPESTIAAFRHSIAVGVDGIIFDVRFTSDGVPVVLHDETLNRTTDCSGAIERTSAEELRRCDAGAVDDDAYGFQHVPTLDQALDFIAAHSATARVFIHCKVVRDGGQAKALVDMVRDHGLNVSPRMTYLADSTDYLGRLSDAGADRLGLVFHSWNKDFALNSHYPVLLAWDVSVTRQDVELAEQHDQLLIASAGHPQSMDSLLRMGVPAVSVDDLDDSMHRLGRGGHDDDPGAPIGL
- a CDS encoding LCP family protein; this translates as MSSDESESNLLPSVGRWGAVARRVRTRRAVMLVVASVVLPGSAQLLAGNKTVGRAALRVWALLLVGLPFGIWWSGRSGLVSLALHPQALATIQVSLVVLGLGWAALLVDAWRLGRPDRQSVGTRVLSTGMVLCLLAGVGTPVAYGVTLAGAQRDLVTSIFQPGGVGQLYKGRLNIAILGGEPVREGSHSPKDSVVSYTDQNAVASVDLSTGQTTLISIPRNMQYAQFPPETPMGKQFPNGFPDFFYGIYPYGAQHPAMFPGSSNPGATAVEQAMAQLLGIPIHYYVILNIAGFESLVDSVGGLTIRVTERLPIGGGHHAGACDMQGGGCQQLAHNKILGWINPGLQHMDGYTALWYARSREGTSDYDRMLRERCVLNGMLKEMDPLTVLTHFRSLVTSAKYAIKTDLTTGALSALVKVAPKTKKSDVTSVLMNPPLIAAVAPDVAVARDSVQGAITASSAPPTFAAASTKPGAKPKKKSTARDAAHPAAAVGGSPVPLSQVCSYS
- a CDS encoding SGNH/GDSL hydrolase family protein — protein: MVVLGRWQVLGLSTASVAAAVAVGVAAPTPVAHRASVKFQATAVAYPTTTPPPPPVNQAGMQVVALGDSVLSARRCGCSGALTEYSRLLDARTHHPALMVNAADGPATSSSVLDQLTNWATLGADIRTADMVVLMVGANDFDDAFVAVTRGADPSSTYRPVADRLQRNVVEIVQRVRSLRGAQIPVQVLGYWNDFRDGKVAASQYSAAKRAAAATATAATNAALQGAAATVGATFVPLVAAFTSQRGDPTSFLEDDGNHPDEAGNELIAAALFHAWMATPAARWPAA